One window of Hydractinia symbiolongicarpus strain clone_291-10 chromosome 3, HSymV2.1, whole genome shotgun sequence genomic DNA carries:
- the LOC130635790 gene encoding uncharacterized protein LOC130635790, which produces MLTDEIMKKSMLVFHWFMDTVTQPIKSKKVRFQFQLQIASSKEKKLVLDSESFWTSQEKEKFWKILKPYITNLLTDANIFRSEGNENFDFINSLDPLSTTDILHSRRIVRTFLWTGKYRAAIKSYRLFQEFFSIVTNIEEKTLQEEIEELQSIFTNPYL; this is translated from the coding sequence ATGCTGACCGACGAAATTATGAAGAAAAGcatgcttgtttttcattggttTATGGATACTGTAACACAGCcaataaaatctaaaaaggtGCGATTTCAGTTTCAACTACAAATCGCTTCTtctaaagaaaagaaattggTACTCGATAGCGAAAGCTTTTGGACAAGtcaggaaaaagaaaaattctggAAAATCTTGAAACCATACATAACAAACTTACTAACGGATGCAAATATCTTCAGAAGTGAAGGCAACGAGAACTTTGATTTCATAAATAGCCTGGACCCGCTAAGCACGACGGACATTTTACACAGTCGTAGAATAGTTAGAACTTTTTTATGGACAGGAAAATATCGAGCTGCGATTAAATCTTACAGACTGTTTCAAGAGTTCTTCTCAATTGTTACCAACATAGAGGAGAAAACACTACAAGAAGAGATTGAAGAACTTCAGTCTATTTTTACCAATCCTTATTTAtag